In Helianthus annuus cultivar XRQ/B chromosome 9, HanXRQr2.0-SUNRISE, whole genome shotgun sequence, the following are encoded in one genomic region:
- the LOC110930060 gene encoding V-type proton ATPase subunit c''2 produces the protein MSETAILVGASSSWARALVKISPYTFSAIGIAISIGVSVLGAAWGIYITGSSLIGAAIKAPRITSKNLISVIFCEAVAIYGVIVAIILQTKLESVPSSQTYAPESLRAGYAIFASGIIVGFANLVCGLCVGIIGSSCALSDAQNSSLFVKILVIEIFGSALGLFGVIVGIIMSAQATWPTTV, from the exons ATGTCAGAAACTGCGATTTTGGTTGGAGCTTCAAGCTCATGGGCTCGTGCGTTAGTCAAGATTTCACCATACACGTTTTCCGCCATCGGTATCGCTATTTCCATCGGCGTCTCTGTCCTCGGTGCTGCTTG GGGTATTTACATTACAGGAAGTAGCTTAATAGGTGCTGCCATTAAAGCCCCACGTATTACCTCTAAAAATCTCATCAG TGTAATTTTCTGTGAGGCGGTTGCTATATATGGAGTAATTGTGGCAATTATTCTTCAAACAAAGCTGGAGAGTGTGCCATCATCACAGACATATGCTCCAGAATCCCTTAGAGCTGGATATGCAATATTTGCCTCTGGTATAATTGTTGGATTTGCAAACCTTGTTTGTGG ATTATGCGTTGGTATTATTGGAAGCAGTTGTGCGTTATCAGATGCACAAAACTCGTcgctttttgtaaaaattctggTAATAGAAATCTTCGGAAGTGCACTTGGACTGTTTGGAGTAATCGTTGGCATAATAATGTCTGCTCAAGCAACATGGCCTACTACTGTGTGA
- the LOC118481855 gene encoding extensin-like, translating into MLPPPSPTAAANRRSHHPPPTFTTIYRRCHPHRRPPPPIAAATTHHWRSPPPTIAATHLRLRRLHYPPPTLPLPLPPPTPPPPITTHLHHHCHRPPFHHNHSTDFIHSFVFVHRTTQSNDLFHFYIVTKQDKE; encoded by the coding sequence aTGCTGCCCCCACCATCACCCACCGCTGCCGCCAACCGTCGgagccaccacccaccaccgacgttCACCACCATCTACCGTCGCTGCCACCCCCATCGACGTCCACCACCGCCTATCGCCGCGGCCACCACCCACCATTGGCGTTCACCACCACCCACCATTGCCGCCACCCACCTCCGACTCCGTCGCCTCCACTACCCACCACCaacactaccactaccactaccgcCACCCACCCCTCCGCCACCTATTACGACCCACCttcaccaccactgccaccgacCACCATTCCACCACAACCACTCTACCGATTTTATTCATTCGTTTGTTTTTGTCCACCGAACAACACAAAGTAATGATTTATTCCATTTCTACATTGTAACCAAACAAGACAAGGAATGA
- the LOC110930061 gene encoding serine-threonine kinase receptor-associated protein, giving the protein MDKKKVAVPLVCHGHSRPVVDLFYSPITPDGFFLISASKDSTPMLRNGETGDWIGTFEGHKGAVWSCCLDKNALRAASASADFSAKLWDALTGDVLHSFDHKHIVRACSFSEDTHFLLTGGFEKILRIFDLNRPDAPPREIEHSPGSVRTAAWLHSDQTILSSCSDSGGVRLWDVRSGKMVRTLETKSSVTSAEVSKDGRYITTADGSSVKFWDSNHFGLVKSYEMPCNVESASLEPKFGDKFIAGGEDMWIRLFDFNTGEEIGCNKGHHGPVHCVRFSPGGESYASGSEDGTIRIWQTGPSNPKEKESSVPNGPSKPITVDEIGTKLEDVKVGRE; this is encoded by the exons ATGGACAAGAAGAAGGTCGCTGTTCCTCTCGTGTGTCACGGTCATTCTCGGCCTGTAGTGGATTTGTTCTACAGTCCCATCACTCCTGATGGATTTTTTCTCATCAGTGCCAGCAAAG ATTCCACTCCCATGCTTAGAAATGGTGAAACTGGAGACTGGATAGGAACCTTTGAGGGGCATAAAGGTGCGGTTTGGAGTTGTTGCTTAGATAAAAACGCTCTGCGTGCTGCATCAGCGTCTGCTGATTTCTCAGC GAAACTGTGGGATGCTTTAACTGGGGATGTGCTGCACTCATTTGACCACAAACATATTGTTCGAGCATGTTCCTTTTCTGAG GACACACATTTTCTGCTAACTGGTGGTTTTGAGAAAATACTTCGCATATTTGATTTAAATCGACCAGACGCACCTCCAAGAGAAATCGAGCATTCTCCAGGTTCTGTCAGGACCGCTGCATGGCTCCACAGTGACCAAACAATATTAAGTTCGTGCTCCGATTCCGGGGGAGTAAG GCTATGGGACGTGAGAAGCGGGAAAATGGTCCGTACTCTTGAAACAAAATCATCTGTGACCAGTGCTGAGGTCAGCAAGGATGGTCGTTATATAACCACTGCAGACGGTTCTTCTGTCAAATTCTGGGATTCAAACCA TTTTGGTTTGGTGAAAAGTTATGAAATGCCATGCAATGTGGAATCAGCGTCATTGGAACCGAAGTTTGGTGATAAGTTTATTGCTGGAGGGGAAGACATGTGGATTCGCCTATTTGATTTCAACACTGGCGAAGAAATCG GGTGCAACAAAGGTCACCATGGTCCGGTCCATTGTGTGAGGTTCTCGCCTGGAGGTGAATCATACGCATCTGGGTCAGAAGACGGAACCATAAGAATATGGCAAACAGGGCCTTCAAATCCAAAGGAGAAAGAAAGCTCTGTTCCAAATGGGCCGAGCAAGCCCATCACAGTAGATGAAATTGGCACAAAATTGGAGGATGTGAAAGTTGGCAGGGAGTGA